One region of Prosthecobacter dejongeii genomic DNA includes:
- a CDS encoding PSD1 and planctomycete cytochrome C domain-containing protein, whose translation MKSPLLLFLVLTTAAQAASGGKLRYNRDIRPILSDYCFACHGPDKNHREADLRLDVREAAIEMKAILPGKPEGSSILERIHSHDEDDVMPPPESKKTLTEAQKALLTEWIRQGAEYEPHWSYTPLVRPNLPAARQETGTAHPVDAFIQDALTKRNISPSPIASARTLLRRLSLDLIGLPPTPEEATAFEQAFKADPQAAVRTWTTRLMKSPHFGERWAAWWLDVARFADTVGFHGDQNQRIFPYRDYVINSFNSNKRFDQFTLEQLAGDLLSNPTTEQLVATGFNRLNMMTREGGAQPKEYLAKYQADRVRTVGGTWMGATLGCAECHDHKFDPYTARDFYSMSAFFADVKQFGVYASYGYTPVEELKGWSNEHPFPPEILVDSPYLKSRLGKLQRQMAALARQAIHDAPQEQLKPWVQQTLAALTRKKDIWFIPSLTATTVTSPPASKGAKAQKAKKNAPPVDSSSIAQTPEGTLLITANVAQNTTITLKPEGGRIAAVKIELLPNSAHQDSIELAGAAKGMLLVPAFSHRALGTDKDKSLPVFFADADHKEAVYAGTVEKAGVTTGWKTAAKKARTQQTSVWILDEPVDLKKGEAFIIHLPNHTAGCLRISIASIAPPSPLAESWSQALLSALEKNDFNDALLAQTWLLQSGQNPKVKAVWKNIHTQTLECNQGKAWTQVTVPVKEPLTIRRLPRGNWMDETGEICPPAPPQFLTGNRPKSTRQSRVDLAKWLTSAENPLTARTFVNRLWKQFFGNGLSLAVDDLGAQGETPSHPELLDWLAAEFRDSGWDIQHLMRLIVSSHTYLQDSRTRPELKDLDPSNRLLAFQNPRRLEAEFVRDNALFAAGLLNLDIGGPSVKPYQPSGYYENLQFPSRDYVASTDDQQWRRGVYMHWQRTFLHPMLANFDAPARDECTATRNVSNTPQQALTLLNDPTFVEAARTLAESLTQGSDSERLETIFLRTLARSPKPAETHSLLGFLQSQRDVFKASPEDAQKLLATGLRPIPTSHQAELAAWTSLCRVVLNLHETITRY comes from the coding sequence ATGAAGTCCCCGTTGCTCTTATTCTTAGTTCTTACCACCGCTGCCCAAGCTGCGTCCGGGGGAAAACTGCGGTACAATCGAGATATTCGCCCCATCTTGTCGGACTACTGCTTCGCCTGCCATGGGCCAGATAAAAATCACCGCGAGGCTGATCTGCGGCTGGATGTACGAGAGGCCGCGATCGAGATGAAGGCCATCCTGCCGGGAAAACCAGAAGGAAGTAGCATTCTGGAGCGCATCCACAGTCATGATGAAGATGACGTGATGCCACCACCAGAGTCTAAGAAAACGCTGACTGAAGCCCAAAAAGCATTATTAACGGAATGGATCCGCCAAGGGGCCGAATACGAGCCACACTGGTCTTACACACCTCTTGTTAGGCCTAATCTACCTGCGGCCCGCCAAGAAACAGGCACGGCCCACCCCGTGGATGCATTCATCCAAGATGCTCTGACTAAAAGAAACATCTCCCCTTCCCCCATCGCTTCCGCGCGCACCCTTTTGCGCAGGCTAAGCCTGGATCTCATCGGCCTCCCCCCTACACCGGAAGAAGCGACTGCCTTTGAGCAAGCCTTCAAGGCGGATCCTCAAGCTGCTGTGAGAACATGGACGACACGCTTGATGAAATCGCCCCACTTCGGTGAACGCTGGGCCGCCTGGTGGCTGGATGTGGCCCGCTTTGCAGACACCGTCGGCTTTCACGGCGATCAAAATCAGCGCATTTTCCCGTACCGCGACTACGTCATTAACTCCTTTAATTCTAACAAAAGGTTTGATCAATTCACCCTCGAACAGCTGGCCGGGGATCTGCTCTCAAATCCCACGACCGAACAACTCGTGGCCACAGGCTTTAATCGGCTGAATATGATGACGCGTGAGGGCGGCGCTCAACCCAAAGAGTACTTAGCCAAATACCAGGCTGATCGCGTGAGGACGGTCGGAGGTACTTGGATGGGGGCCACCCTGGGCTGCGCAGAATGCCATGACCACAAATTCGATCCCTACACAGCAAGGGATTTTTATTCGATGTCGGCCTTCTTTGCCGATGTAAAGCAATTTGGGGTCTATGCCAGCTATGGCTATACCCCAGTCGAAGAACTCAAAGGTTGGAGCAATGAACACCCCTTCCCGCCTGAAATTTTGGTGGATAGCCCTTACCTCAAAAGCCGTTTGGGCAAACTCCAAAGACAGATGGCTGCCCTAGCACGTCAAGCCATCCACGACGCCCCTCAAGAGCAATTGAAGCCATGGGTGCAGCAAACACTAGCGGCCTTGACGAGGAAGAAAGACATCTGGTTTATCCCTTCTCTGACAGCAACTACCGTGACATCGCCTCCTGCCTCAAAAGGAGCCAAGGCTCAAAAAGCGAAAAAGAATGCGCCCCCAGTAGATTCGTCCAGCATCGCTCAAACTCCAGAAGGCACCCTTCTCATCACGGCTAATGTGGCGCAAAACACCACGATCACATTAAAACCTGAAGGTGGCCGAATAGCGGCCGTGAAGATTGAACTCCTCCCGAACTCAGCGCATCAAGACAGCATTGAGCTAGCCGGAGCGGCCAAGGGCATGCTGCTCGTCCCAGCATTTAGCCATCGCGCCTTAGGCACGGACAAAGATAAAAGCCTGCCCGTCTTCTTTGCAGATGCTGATCACAAGGAAGCCGTCTATGCAGGCACGGTCGAAAAAGCTGGTGTAACCACAGGTTGGAAGACTGCCGCGAAAAAAGCCCGAACTCAGCAGACATCCGTGTGGATCCTGGATGAACCCGTGGATCTCAAGAAGGGAGAAGCCTTCATCATCCACCTGCCTAACCACACAGCGGGCTGTCTGCGCATCTCCATCGCTAGCATCGCGCCCCCGAGTCCTTTAGCGGAAAGTTGGAGTCAGGCTCTACTGTCTGCTTTAGAAAAGAACGACTTCAATGACGCCCTGCTAGCGCAAACTTGGCTTCTACAGTCAGGGCAAAACCCCAAGGTCAAAGCCGTTTGGAAAAACATTCATACGCAAACCTTGGAATGCAATCAGGGCAAAGCCTGGACTCAGGTGACTGTCCCCGTCAAAGAACCGCTCACCATCCGCCGACTTCCACGCGGAAACTGGATGGACGAAACGGGCGAAATCTGCCCACCTGCCCCGCCCCAGTTTCTGACTGGAAACCGCCCTAAAAGCACCCGCCAGTCGCGTGTGGATTTAGCCAAATGGCTGACCTCGGCTGAGAATCCCCTCACCGCCCGCACCTTTGTAAATCGTCTCTGGAAGCAATTCTTTGGCAATGGTCTCTCCCTGGCTGTGGACGACCTTGGCGCACAAGGCGAAACACCAAGCCACCCAGAACTGCTCGACTGGCTGGCGGCAGAGTTTCGAGACAGCGGCTGGGACATTCAGCACCTCATGCGTCTCATCGTCTCCAGCCACACTTACCTACAGGATAGCCGCACCCGGCCAGAACTGAAAGACCTAGATCCGAGCAACCGCCTTCTAGCCTTCCAAAATCCACGGCGACTCGAAGCCGAGTTCGTACGTGACAATGCCCTCTTTGCTGCGGGATTGCTCAATCTAGACATCGGGGGGCCCAGTGTGAAACCCTACCAGCCAAGCGGTTATTATGAAAACCTTCAGTTTCCCAGCCGTGATTACGTGGCCAGTACAGATGATCAGCAGTGGCGGCGTGGTGTTTACATGCATTGGCAGCGAACCTTTCTACATCCCATGCTTGCCAATTTTGACGCGCCTGCCCGCGATGAATGCACTGCCACACGCAATGTCTCCAACACTCCGCAGCAGGCTTTGACCCTACTTAATGATCCAACTTTCGTTGAAGCCGCTCGGACGCTGGCAGAAAGTTTAACTCAAGGCAGTGATTCAGAGCGGCTCGAAACTATTTTCTTGAGAACCTTAGCTCGTTCCCCCAAACCTGCGGAAACGCATAGCTTGTTAGGCTTTTTGCAAAGCCAACGAGATGTCTTCAAAGCCTCCCCTGAAGATGCGCAGAAACTCCTCGCTACGGGTCTTCGCCCTATCCCAACGTCTCATCAGGCAGAATTGGCTGCTTGGACGAGCCTTTGTCGCGTGGTCTTGAATCTCCACGAGACCATCACGCGATACTAA
- a CDS encoding polysaccharide biosynthesis/export family protein: protein MFSFLTAMSVFRSSFLAFVSFVSLTIAQDPGFREIDERRAATPATTPTGDVARSAAVLNSMEVLDDTQIIEPGDLISMRVVEDRREPQQMRVGATGEVTAPHIGLVKAAGRTCRQLANEVKRRLEQNYYNSATVVVSIDLKRQDDPNARMRYGSSEIDFFTVYGQVLRQGKYELPQDEDITISQAILRAGGFAQFANPQKVKLVRKTAQGNKTILVNLDSIMRQGNLDYDVYLRKNDVIIVDEKKVNF from the coding sequence ATGTTTTCCTTCCTGACCGCCATGTCTGTTTTCCGTTCGAGCTTTCTCGCCTTCGTTTCTTTTGTCAGTCTTACCATAGCTCAGGATCCTGGGTTTCGTGAAATTGATGAGCGCCGTGCAGCGACTCCTGCTACGACACCGACTGGGGATGTGGCTCGTTCCGCAGCAGTTTTGAATTCCATGGAAGTTCTGGACGATACCCAGATCATTGAGCCAGGGGACCTCATTAGTATGCGTGTGGTTGAAGATCGCCGTGAGCCTCAGCAGATGCGCGTCGGTGCCACAGGGGAAGTTACAGCACCCCACATCGGCTTGGTCAAAGCCGCTGGGCGGACCTGTCGTCAACTCGCCAATGAGGTGAAGCGCCGTCTGGAGCAGAATTACTACAATTCTGCGACCGTCGTGGTATCCATCGACCTCAAAAGACAGGATGACCCGAATGCACGCATGCGTTATGGCAGTTCTGAGATCGATTTCTTCACCGTCTATGGCCAGGTGCTTCGCCAGGGTAAATACGAGTTGCCACAGGACGAAGACATTACCATCAGCCAAGCCATTCTTCGTGCCGGAGGTTTCGCTCAGTTCGCCAATCCCCAAAAAGTGAAGCTGGTTCGCAAAACGGCCCAGGGGAACAAAACCATTCTCGTGAATTTGGATAGCATCATGCGCCAGGGAAATCTTGATTATGATGTCTATCTCCGCAAAAACGATGTCATCATCGTGGACGAGAAGAAAGTGAATTTCTGA
- a CDS encoding porin family protein: protein MTARSPHPRRSLLIAIALGGVQLMGLSSALAQYGASPTQTGLFFDDLRARQKAERAATNSGTRDGDVTYDYKSGVYRTNEDAEMGQRSTDYQAAREIARPSVRSGGAAYSARTVGDYTNYAGQYTSPTGFFAPTYVSDPFLNGRRNVRVGPINVGFGFYQGFEYNDNINRSGTNPQSDVISTSLLNIDANYQITQNNRLSISTAIGFDHYFNNPDLAPYGNGDFVLNVLPGSTIAFDIKAGPVFITVYNRTSVRPAVRNDFALTQNQVFGVLQNDTGVAANWRINSDWTLAMNYMHSFADPLEEADNPNVARVDNSQNFGRTTDSIHGSLSYSPTNTWVAGIEGGITSLEYEGGFNNAGTLSNLGAFFVLPVGNTTYIRLAAGYQDFSFDDIDLTGDPTRPFPRRGGVYASASPLTNEDNSDLSDFYYGVTISNQLNSRISQSLSFGRESSLNVTSNFITSDYINYGLSVIAWKGSRISVSGFYEDASASGGVYAQDVNQYGIDFHVSHRLSSKVNLGTGYHFGRNSTDAIGDFATQGDFDQHAFNLDVTYVLSPKCNISLGYRFYVTDVTDGAGNFDDQDFEQNRVILGINYNF from the coding sequence ATGACAGCCCGCTCACCCCATCCTCGTCGCTCTTTGTTGATCGCCATCGCATTAGGCGGCGTGCAGTTGATGGGACTCTCTTCTGCTCTTGCTCAATATGGGGCCTCTCCCACGCAGACAGGATTGTTCTTCGATGATCTCCGTGCCCGTCAAAAAGCTGAACGCGCGGCAACCAACTCGGGCACCCGTGATGGGGATGTCACGTATGATTACAAGAGCGGTGTGTATCGCACCAACGAAGACGCTGAAATGGGCCAGCGTTCCACAGACTATCAGGCGGCTCGTGAGATTGCCCGTCCATCCGTTCGCAGTGGTGGTGCCGCCTACTCTGCGCGCACAGTCGGGGACTACACCAACTACGCGGGGCAATACACTTCGCCGACAGGCTTCTTCGCTCCCACCTACGTCTCCGATCCATTCCTGAACGGTCGTCGGAACGTTCGTGTTGGTCCTATCAACGTCGGTTTTGGTTTCTACCAGGGTTTTGAATACAACGACAACATTAACCGCTCCGGGACTAATCCCCAGTCGGATGTCATCAGCACCTCTTTGCTGAACATTGATGCGAATTATCAAATCACTCAAAACAATCGCCTGTCCATCTCGACTGCCATTGGTTTTGACCACTACTTTAACAATCCTGATCTGGCTCCCTACGGAAACGGTGATTTTGTGCTGAACGTCCTCCCCGGCAGCACCATCGCGTTCGATATCAAGGCAGGTCCGGTCTTTATCACGGTTTATAACCGCACCTCCGTTCGTCCAGCTGTGCGTAACGACTTCGCGTTGACTCAAAATCAGGTCTTCGGCGTGTTGCAAAATGACACAGGTGTTGCTGCCAACTGGCGCATCAATTCCGACTGGACTCTAGCCATGAACTACATGCATTCGTTCGCCGACCCGCTGGAAGAGGCCGATAATCCAAATGTGGCTCGTGTGGACAACTCTCAGAACTTTGGTCGCACGACGGATTCAATTCACGGCTCCCTTAGCTACAGCCCAACGAATACTTGGGTGGCAGGGATCGAAGGCGGCATCACCAGCCTCGAATATGAAGGTGGTTTCAACAACGCAGGCACGCTCAGCAACCTGGGTGCTTTCTTCGTTCTGCCGGTCGGGAATACAACCTACATTCGTCTAGCCGCTGGTTACCAAGACTTCAGCTTTGATGATATTGATCTGACTGGCGATCCGACTCGTCCGTTTCCTCGTCGTGGGGGAGTATATGCCTCTGCCTCTCCTCTCACGAACGAAGACAATTCTGATCTGAGTGACTTCTATTACGGTGTCACCATTAGCAATCAGTTGAATTCACGGATCAGTCAGTCTCTGTCTTTTGGACGTGAATCCTCGCTGAACGTGACTTCCAACTTCATTACCTCTGACTACATCAACTATGGTCTATCTGTGATCGCCTGGAAGGGCAGTCGCATCTCCGTCAGTGGCTTTTATGAAGATGCTTCGGCTTCAGGAGGTGTATATGCTCAGGATGTTAATCAATACGGGATTGATTTCCATGTGTCTCATCGCCTTTCTTCAAAGGTCAATCTCGGTACCGGTTACCATTTCGGACGTAACAGCACCGACGCTATCGGAGATTTCGCCACCCAGGGCGACTTTGATCAGCACGCCTTCAATTTAGACGTCACTTATGTGCTGTCGCCTAAGTGCAATATTTCCCTCGGATATCGCTTTTATGTGACCGATGTTACAGATGGTGCAGGCAATTTTGACGATCAAGATTTTGAACAAAATCGCGTTATCCTGGGTATCAATTATAACTTTTGA
- a CDS encoding deoxycytidylate deaminase: MPSSKTRLTIPEYAMALAHVASLRSEDPFRKVGAVAIDFDNRVIGTAYNGLAPGYDAAPEFWIDRDDRRKYMLHAEVNLCSLFTRGNVKLVACTTQPCTSCMQMLCAYGIKEVYYRDEYPESEAAAIAHRYGIQLVQLTDYPQIVSPFEN, encoded by the coding sequence ATGCCAAGTTCGAAAACCCGACTGACGATTCCTGAATATGCAATGGCGCTAGCACATGTAGCTAGTTTGCGCTCTGAGGATCCCTTTCGAAAAGTAGGAGCCGTGGCGATTGATTTTGACAATCGGGTCATCGGCACCGCCTACAATGGGCTAGCACCTGGCTATGACGCAGCACCGGAGTTCTGGATTGATCGGGATGATCGCCGCAAATACATGCTGCACGCTGAGGTGAATCTCTGCAGCCTATTCACCCGTGGAAACGTCAAACTCGTGGCCTGTACGACCCAGCCGTGCACAAGCTGCATGCAGATGCTCTGTGCTTATGGGATCAAAGAAGTCTATTATAGAGACGAATACCCAGAATCTGAAGCGGCGGCCATCGCGCATCGTTACGGCATTCAGCTCGTGCAACTAACGGATTACCCACAGATCGTTTCGCCTTTTGAAAACTAA
- a CDS encoding polysaccharide biosynthesis tyrosine autokinase, which translates to MNNPPPNPLDASLSLPGQNPSTNLNRIHETSAKFQRYRLLLARRWWFLLLTASIGVCVAALHLMNQPVNYTSLAKLVAGGRMVAQGDLNWQETMQDFYGTIIETLESADLKKRTLTRVQALHPDLKDSEVEIKVSQTRGSAIFNVFAIGAEQKYTQIFLEALLDEFVSFRQQIREQGLERALNTFTETVVKKSKELEDRGAKLEAFRKGNNIVTLTNGNNEAAAFLISLKIKKKSLETELNDITLALQDVDQAMINRERSLTSAPASAAPTSAASSTENATPNVETAQNSLGLTSVERDYLETRKGILRLENERLKLLKSFKPQHPMVVDVDEKIEFEKGLLANFQEEIIKELRGQQADLERRVRGMEQQIIAQEKEAIELGSKLAQHERLEEEFKATKLAHDRMFERVQEFQQLQNVQTDYVAVQEHASLAIKANPKWIPPLSIGLVVGLVAGILILLIFDHLDDRMNSFSEFQALFPAEAVLGQVPDQRQRGDVQLLKPNDERHLYAEAFRNIRSSILFKNWQGKMPKTILVTSAVPNEGKTTVTSNLAVTLALGGARVLLADCDLRRGGVSELFKLPTSPGLSEVLRGNLHWRDAVQETSTRNLHLLARGEVFDQTSEMLLSKKAEEVLHEMGAEYDYVVFDSAPVLVADDTGSFAPKVDTVLFVVRMSSTMARLSGKALDSLYERQVNVGGVILNRASTSLKEYTYYNYASYYYTPAAKKEVPQAPAKA; encoded by the coding sequence GTGAACAACCCACCACCGAATCCCCTGGATGCCAGCCTGTCTCTACCTGGGCAGAACCCATCCACGAACCTCAACCGGATTCATGAGACTTCGGCGAAATTTCAGCGCTATCGGCTTTTGCTGGCTCGTCGTTGGTGGTTTCTGCTCTTGACTGCTAGCATCGGGGTTTGTGTGGCTGCCTTGCATCTGATGAACCAACCCGTGAATTACACGTCGTTGGCGAAGCTGGTGGCAGGTGGGCGTATGGTGGCTCAGGGAGATTTGAATTGGCAGGAGACCATGCAGGATTTCTACGGCACGATCATTGAAACCTTGGAAAGTGCCGATCTCAAAAAGCGCACGCTGACGCGCGTGCAGGCTTTGCACCCCGATTTAAAAGACTCCGAGGTGGAAATCAAAGTCAGTCAGACTCGTGGCTCGGCTATCTTCAATGTCTTTGCTATCGGTGCTGAGCAAAAATACACGCAGATTTTCCTGGAGGCTTTACTGGATGAGTTCGTTTCTTTCCGCCAACAGATCCGTGAGCAGGGATTGGAACGTGCTCTCAATACCTTCACTGAAACTGTGGTGAAAAAGAGCAAAGAGTTGGAAGATCGTGGAGCCAAACTCGAAGCTTTTCGCAAAGGCAATAACATTGTGACGCTGACGAATGGCAACAATGAAGCTGCCGCTTTTCTGATCAGTCTAAAGATCAAAAAGAAGTCTCTGGAGACTGAGCTCAATGACATCACCCTGGCACTGCAAGATGTTGACCAAGCGATGATCAATCGTGAGCGCTCTTTGACATCTGCCCCTGCGAGTGCAGCTCCTACGAGTGCCGCTTCTTCCACAGAAAATGCGACACCGAACGTTGAAACCGCTCAGAATAGCTTGGGGCTCACCTCGGTAGAGCGTGACTATTTGGAAACTCGCAAAGGCATTTTGAGGCTGGAGAATGAGCGTTTGAAACTCCTGAAATCCTTCAAACCGCAGCATCCCATGGTGGTGGATGTAGATGAAAAAATCGAGTTTGAGAAAGGCTTATTGGCCAATTTTCAGGAGGAGATCATCAAAGAGCTTCGTGGTCAGCAGGCAGACCTTGAGCGGCGTGTGCGTGGCATGGAGCAGCAAATCATTGCTCAGGAAAAAGAAGCTATCGAACTGGGGTCCAAGTTAGCTCAGCATGAACGTTTGGAAGAAGAGTTTAAGGCCACCAAGCTGGCTCACGATCGCATGTTTGAGCGCGTGCAGGAGTTTCAACAGTTGCAGAATGTGCAGACAGACTATGTGGCAGTTCAGGAGCATGCTTCCTTGGCGATTAAGGCCAATCCAAAGTGGATTCCACCCCTTAGCATCGGTTTGGTCGTCGGCCTTGTTGCGGGCATTTTGATTCTTCTGATCTTCGACCACCTGGATGATCGAATGAATTCCTTCAGTGAATTCCAAGCGCTCTTTCCTGCCGAGGCAGTTTTGGGGCAGGTCCCTGATCAGCGTCAGCGTGGTGATGTGCAGTTGCTGAAACCCAATGATGAGCGCCATCTCTATGCAGAGGCTTTCCGCAATATCCGTTCTTCCATTCTGTTTAAAAATTGGCAGGGTAAAATGCCAAAGACGATTTTGGTGACCAGTGCAGTGCCGAATGAGGGGAAAACGACGGTGACTTCTAACTTGGCTGTTACCTTGGCTCTAGGTGGTGCCCGTGTGCTATTGGCAGACTGTGACTTGCGTCGTGGGGGTGTCAGTGAGCTGTTTAAACTGCCGACCAGCCCTGGCCTCAGTGAGGTGCTGCGTGGCAATCTTCATTGGCGCGATGCTGTGCAAGAGACTTCCACTCGGAATCTTCATTTGCTAGCACGTGGGGAGGTTTTTGACCAAACTTCTGAAATGCTTCTCTCCAAGAAAGCTGAGGAAGTGCTTCACGAAATGGGTGCTGAGTACGATTACGTGGTTTTTGATAGCGCCCCGGTTTTGGTGGCTGATGACACTGGAAGCTTTGCTCCCAAGGTGGACACCGTGCTATTCGTTGTTCGCATGTCTTCCACCATGGCACGCCTCAGCGGCAAGGCTCTCGACTCACTTTATGAGCGTCAGGTCAATGTGGGCGGGGTCATTTTGAATCGAGCCTCTACAAGCCTGAAAGAGTACACTTATTACAACTACGCCAGTTACTATTACACCCCGGCGGCTAAGAAAGAGGTTCCCCAGGCTCCAGCCAAGGCTTGA
- a CDS encoding DUF6807 domain-containing protein produces MKFTPLLSAILLGTFSFTAAAATFTVEKTATGGAVVKIDGEFFTEYVVDQANKPYLWPIIGPGGQTMTRAYPMKTVEGEQHDHPHHRGLCFGHENIGGYDTWAERATFGDKPNAKSEERVKHLGAIKHRELKDIQAGETAAFTTVADYVDASGKKTLEEVRRHTFKVVNDTRLIDVDIDLIATEGDTLVDDKKDSGLSIRVPTNMAVEKEKKERGTGKIINSEGQTDADAWAKRATWCDYHGIVDGKHVGVAMLNHPKSFRHPTPWHVRTYGLFTANPFGLQSLDPKSESGALTLKKGEKLTLRHRFIFHLGDEKAAKIAEAYADYAKEP; encoded by the coding sequence ATGAAGTTCACGCCCTTGCTTTCCGCCATCCTTCTTGGCACCTTTTCATTCACTGCTGCAGCCGCCACCTTCACGGTGGAAAAAACCGCCACTGGCGGGGCTGTGGTGAAAATTGACGGTGAATTTTTCACCGAATACGTCGTGGATCAGGCGAATAAACCCTACCTCTGGCCCATCATTGGCCCAGGCGGCCAGACCATGACCCGCGCCTACCCTATGAAGACGGTGGAAGGTGAGCAGCATGACCACCCTCACCATCGCGGCCTGTGCTTTGGCCATGAAAACATCGGCGGATACGATACCTGGGCTGAACGCGCGACCTTTGGCGACAAACCCAACGCGAAGTCCGAAGAGCGCGTGAAGCACCTGGGTGCTATCAAACATCGCGAGCTCAAAGACATCCAGGCAGGCGAGACAGCAGCCTTCACGACCGTGGCCGACTATGTTGATGCCTCCGGCAAAAAGACCCTCGAAGAAGTGCGCCGCCACACCTTCAAAGTCGTCAATGACACCCGTCTGATTGATGTGGACATTGATCTCATCGCCACTGAAGGCGACACCCTGGTGGATGACAAAAAGGACTCTGGCCTCAGCATTCGCGTGCCGACTAACATGGCCGTGGAAAAGGAAAAGAAAGAGCGTGGCACCGGCAAGATCATCAACAGCGAAGGCCAGACCGACGCTGACGCCTGGGCGAAGCGTGCCACCTGGTGCGACTACCACGGCATCGTGGACGGCAAGCACGTGGGCGTCGCCATGCTGAATCACCCCAAAAGCTTTCGCCACCCCACCCCATGGCACGTCCGCACCTACGGTCTTTTCACCGCCAATCCCTTCGGCCTTCAGTCCCTGGACCCGAAGTCTGAAAGCGGAGCTTTGACCTTGAAGAAAGGTGAAAAGCTCACTCTGCGTCATCGCTTCATCTTCCACCTAGGGGATGAGAAAGCCGCAAAGATCGCTGAAGCCTACGCGGATTATGCCAAGGAGCCCTGA
- a CDS encoding 50S ribosomal protein L11 methyltransferase — protein MSRVRIASPAPVLKNKELEGTFSQLPNLFMFVWSKLSSEKWSDAWEERFTGNPALNLVITTVPGRTTIRVEVYAEKRKDVIAIQKMFGGSVREIKNRNWAALSAGAMPPIQVRGQLVVCSARTAAELKQARSEHEGKEIIAIPADMAFGTGHHATTATVLRMLVDAALPLRGRSWKMADLGCGSGILAIAAAKLGATKIWGCDFDPKAVEVSEDNARRNGTPEIKFTETDILKWKAREQYDIVIANIFYDILEAGFPQIVRSVRPGGTLMVSGILKTQATACLAVATSLGVHWDRVVTRGKWVSASGTAPK, from the coding sequence ATGTCGCGCGTTCGAATCGCGTCACCCGCTCCAGTTCTAAAAAACAAAGAACTGGAGGGCACCTTCAGCCAATTACCTAATTTATTCATGTTTGTCTGGTCCAAGCTGTCTTCTGAAAAGTGGAGCGACGCCTGGGAGGAACGTTTCACAGGCAATCCAGCTCTTAATCTGGTTATTACTACCGTCCCTGGTCGCACGACCATCCGCGTCGAAGTTTATGCGGAGAAACGCAAAGACGTAATCGCTATTCAAAAAATGTTCGGAGGCAGTGTCCGAGAAATTAAAAACCGAAATTGGGCTGCTCTTTCAGCCGGGGCCATGCCGCCCATCCAAGTGCGCGGTCAATTGGTGGTGTGCAGTGCACGAACAGCCGCTGAACTTAAACAGGCCCGCAGTGAGCATGAGGGCAAAGAAATCATCGCCATTCCTGCGGACATGGCTTTTGGCACCGGTCACCATGCGACCACGGCCACTGTTTTGCGGATGCTGGTAGATGCTGCCTTGCCTTTACGGGGGCGTTCTTGGAAAATGGCAGATCTCGGTTGTGGCAGTGGCATTCTCGCCATCGCCGCCGCTAAGCTAGGAGCCACAAAAATCTGGGGTTGCGATTTCGACCCCAAAGCAGTGGAGGTCTCTGAAGACAATGCACGCCGCAACGGTACTCCGGAGATCAAATTTACCGAAACGGACATCCTCAAATGGAAAGCCCGTGAGCAATATGACATCGTCATAGCCAATATCTTCTATGATATCTTAGAAGCTGGCTTTCCCCAGATTGTCCGGTCAGTACGTCCGGGAGGAACCCTCATGGTATCTGGTATTTTGAAAACACAGGCCACCGCCTGTTTAGCGGTAGCGACCTCACTAGGTGTCCATTGGGACCGCGTCGTGACACGTGGCAAATGGGTGTCGGCTTCCGGAACGGCGCCGAAATAA